The following coding sequences are from one Gossypium hirsutum isolate 1008001.06 chromosome A12, Gossypium_hirsutum_v2.1, whole genome shotgun sequence window:
- the LOC107930964 gene encoding peptidyl-tRNA hydrolase, chloroplastic has product MKLSSSIFTFRFLNFNSLFIKSHPSFKISAATKRTMTQFPNFSTKISNSCPANTAEDSQVSPPEPRPQSPPRKPWLIVGLGNPGKKFNGTRHNVGFMMVDAIAEAEGISINTVNFKAQIGKGFIGNVPVMLAKQQTFMNSSGESVGAIVSYYKIPLKQVLVIFDDLDLPFAKLRLLPKGGHGGHNGMRSIIDSFKGSRDFPRLRIGIGRPQGRMDTINFVLRAFNKKEREELEFTFHNGMEAVRILLLEGFDKSATYVNSTKAMEQLG; this is encoded by the exons atgaaattaagtTCATCAATCTTCACTTTTCGCTTCCTAAACTTCAATTCCTTATTCATTAAATCTCATCCTTCCTTCAAAATTTCTGCCGCTACCAAAAGAACCATGACTCAATTCCCTAATTTTtccaccaaaatttcaaattcttGTCCCGCCAATACGGCGGAGGATTCCCAGGTGTCGCCGCCCGAGCCCAGGCCGCAGTCTCCGCCTCGCAAGCCGTGGCTCATCGTCGGTCTCGGTAATCCCGGCAAGAAATTCAATGGCACCCGCCACAAC GTGGGTTTCATGATGGTAGACGCTATAGCTGAGGCTGAAGGGATTTCTATTAACACTGTTAACTTTAAAGCTCAGATTGGAAAag GATTTATAGGAAATGTTCCCGTCATGCTTGCCAAACAGCAAACGTTTATGAACTCAAGTGGTGAGTCT GTTGGGGCCATTGTATCATATTACAAGATTCCATTGAAGCAAGTACTTGTG ATTTTTGATGACTTAGATTTGCCTTTTGCCAAATTGAGACTGCTTCCGAAAGGCGGACATGGTGGACATAATGG GATGAGAAGTATCATCGATAGTTTTAAAGGTAGCCGCGATTTTCCTCGTCTAAGAATTG GCATTGGACGACCTCAAGGGAGGATGGATACTATTAATTTTGTTCTTCGTGCTTTCAACAAGAAAGAACGTGAAGAG CTGGAGTTTACGTTTCACAATGGAATGGAGGCTGTCCGGATTCTCTTACTCGAGGGTTTCGATAAAAGTGCAACATATGTCAACAGCACCAAAGCAATGGAACAGCTTGGGTAA